Genomic segment of Andrena cerasifolii isolate SP2316 chromosome 7, iyAndCera1_principal, whole genome shotgun sequence:
ataatttTTAGGACGTTGAACACAGTTACTTGGGTAACATCAATGAACAGATATCAGAAGTTTGTCAGCTACTATCAAAGGACGTACGCCTTAAAGATGGTTATAACGCTGTAGGGTTCTCACAGGGTGCTCAGTTTATGTACATATTGTTCTTAAGATTactgataaaattatttaactatgatTTGCAACGTGCCACGAAATTCAGCTTCAGTAgaaaggatttttaaaaaaatatatatacgcaTTGCAGGAGGGCAGTGATTCAAAGATGCCCTAATCCCCCggttttgaattttatttctctGGGTGGCCAGCACCAAGGTGTTTTTGGATTCCCGAATTGTGGAATTTTAGGGCCCACAGTTTGTACCCATATGATTCACATGATCAAATATGCAGCATACTTAAAGTATGTACCTTTATCCATTATagtatgtttctttttttttattctatgttATACTATTATAACGTTTCTGTGCTTCGTGATAGATTCATTCAAAAGAAGCTTGTTCAAGCTACATACTGGCACGACCCCTATCAAGAAGATGAATATAAGAAGAGTAGTATATTTATGTCCGATATTAATAACGAACTGCGCATTAATCAGGTACATTGTGTCAATCGTATTACTATTTGTAgcgaaatttaatttcgagGAGTAGAGATATTCAAATTCTTTTCCAGACGTATAAAGACAATCTCCAAAAGCTACGCGCAATGGTATTGGTAAAATTTGCGAATGACACTATAGTTCGGCCAAGAGAAACGGAATGGTTCGGTTTCTATAAATCAGGGCAGGAAAGGGAAGTTCAGAGCCTCGAGGAAAGC
This window contains:
- the Ppt1 gene encoding palmitoyl-protein thioesterase 1 isoform X1 — encoded protein: MNARRYRVDCMMIMLKKYTLLLPFLLCICKLGIVESHATPIVLWHGMGDSCCFAFSLGAIKKLLEATLPSVYVHSIRLGSDTIEDVEHSYLGNINEQISEVCQLLSKDVRLKDGYNAVGFSQGAQFMRAVIQRCPNPPVLNFISLGGQHQGVFGFPNCGILGPTVCTHMIHMIKYAAYLKFIQKKLVQATYWHDPYQEDEYKKSSIFMSDINNELRINQTYKDNLQKLRAMVLVKFANDTIVRPRETEWFGFYKSGQEREVQSLEESDIYRKDRLGLKALHEAGKIHFLSVPGNHLQFTQSWFVDNIIEPYLM
- the Ppt1 gene encoding palmitoyl-protein thioesterase 1 isoform X2 produces the protein MSMDCMMIMLKKYTLLLPFLLCICKLGIVESHATPIVLWHGMGDSCCFAFSLGAIKKLLEATLPSVYVHSIRLGSDTIEDVEHSYLGNINEQISEVCQLLSKDVRLKDGYNAVGFSQGAQFMRAVIQRCPNPPVLNFISLGGQHQGVFGFPNCGILGPTVCTHMIHMIKYAAYLKFIQKKLVQATYWHDPYQEDEYKKSSIFMSDINNELRINQTYKDNLQKLRAMVLVKFANDTIVRPRETEWFGFYKSGQEREVQSLEESDIYRKDRLGLKALHEAGKIHFLSVPGNHLQFTQSWFVDNIIEPYLM
- the Ppt1 gene encoding palmitoyl-protein thioesterase 1 isoform X4 produces the protein MMIMLKKYTLLLPFLLCICKLGIVESHATPIVLWHGMGDSCCFAFSLGAIKKLLEATLPSVYVHSIRLGSDTIEDVEHSYLGNINEQISEVCQLLSKDVRLKDGYNAVGFSQGAQFMRAVIQRCPNPPVLNFISLGGQHQGVFGFPNCGILGPTVCTHMIHMIKYAAYLKFIQKKLVQATYWHDPYQEDEYKKSSIFMSDINNELRINQTYKDNLQKLRAMVLVKFANDTIVRPRETEWFGFYKSGQEREVQSLEESDIYRKDRLGLKALHEAGKIHFLSVPGNHLQFTQSWFVDNIIEPYLM
- the Ppt1 gene encoding palmitoyl-protein thioesterase 1 isoform X3, with translation MDCMMIMLKKYTLLLPFLLCICKLGIVESHATPIVLWHGMGDSCCFAFSLGAIKKLLEATLPSVYVHSIRLGSDTIEDVEHSYLGNINEQISEVCQLLSKDVRLKDGYNAVGFSQGAQFMRAVIQRCPNPPVLNFISLGGQHQGVFGFPNCGILGPTVCTHMIHMIKYAAYLKFIQKKLVQATYWHDPYQEDEYKKSSIFMSDINNELRINQTYKDNLQKLRAMVLVKFANDTIVRPRETEWFGFYKSGQEREVQSLEESDIYRKDRLGLKALHEAGKIHFLSVPGNHLQFTQSWFVDNIIEPYLM